From Enterococcus wangshanyuanii, the proteins below share one genomic window:
- a CDS encoding HIT family protein yields MTDCIFCKIIDQEIPSYKVYEDDKVYAFLDITQVTKGHTLLVPKEHVTDIFDYEPTLAGEVFARVPIVARAIEKAFPEMQGLNIINNNKELAYQSVFHSHIHLIPRYEETDDFSIHFGNNQGKYTAEEMQEIADKIRQQEEA; encoded by the coding sequence ATGACAGATTGTATTTTTTGCAAGATCATCGATCAGGAAATTCCTAGTTATAAAGTGTATGAGGACGACAAAGTCTACGCATTTTTAGACATTACCCAAGTAACTAAAGGACATACCTTACTTGTTCCTAAAGAGCATGTGACAGATATTTTCGACTATGAACCGACACTTGCCGGAGAAGTGTTTGCCCGTGTGCCGATCGTTGCCCGTGCCATCGAAAAAGCGTTTCCTGAGATGCAAGGATTAAACATTATCAATAATAATAAGGAATTAGCTTATCAATCTGTTTTTCATTCCCATATCCACTTGATTCCACGTTATGAAGAAACAGATGATTTTTCGATTCACTTTGGTAATAATCAAGGAAAGTATACAGCTGAAGAAATGCAGGAAATCGCTGATAAAATCAGACAACAGGAGGAAGCATAA
- a CDS encoding YtxH domain-containing protein produces MSKFSKGLFFGAIVGAASGLLFAPRSGKATRQKFVDELDEWSDLREDFSDKLDQFKESAQALQATAEIYIEPFIEGINQDIENFKFQTDPRIEQIQEQIEKIQDELPEIPE; encoded by the coding sequence ATGAGTAAATTTTCTAAAGGGTTATTCTTTGGTGCCATCGTTGGTGCTGCCAGCGGTTTACTTTTTGCGCCACGAAGCGGAAAAGCGACCCGCCAAAAATTTGTCGATGAATTAGATGAATGGTCAGACTTAAGAGAAGACTTCTCTGATAAACTTGATCAATTTAAAGAATCTGCTCAAGCCTTACAGGCGACAGCTGAAATTTATATTGAACCATTCATTGAAGGTATTAACCAAGATATCGAAAATTTTAAATTCCAAACAGATCCTCGGATTGAGCAAATTCAAGAACAAATCGAAAAAATCCAGGACGAATTACCTGAGATTCCTGAATAA
- a CDS encoding PRD domain-containing protein, with the protein MHIVKKINHNVVLVEDHGVEKIAMGKGIGFSAVVNEVFDESSADKIFVLDSKEKTKMFSEMAAQIPLEFIEFSEEIIHFIQSKIQASLDSNIYIALTDHIYFAIQRQREDSQVTAIMLPEMKLLYPEEYSTAVEVVELINQRYNTELGANEVGFITMHIINAELGERNSLNSLKILEMTATILQMLEKEYFGVLDKESLTYHRLMIHVKFLVKRLIYQEKVPDEDFSFFNPSFQESAPYKVAKFITSKIEETYQIVIQENETVYLAVHLARIK; encoded by the coding sequence ATGCATATCGTGAAAAAGATCAACCACAATGTTGTTTTAGTGGAGGATCACGGGGTAGAAAAAATTGCTATGGGAAAAGGGATCGGCTTTTCAGCTGTTGTAAATGAGGTATTTGATGAGTCATCAGCCGATAAAATCTTTGTGTTAGACTCAAAGGAAAAAACTAAAATGTTCAGTGAGATGGCTGCACAAATTCCATTGGAGTTTATTGAGTTTTCAGAAGAAATCATTCATTTTATTCAATCAAAGATTCAGGCATCATTAGACTCAAATATTTATATTGCATTAACGGATCATATTTATTTTGCGATCCAGCGACAAAGGGAAGACAGTCAAGTAACAGCGATCATGCTTCCGGAGATGAAGCTGCTTTATCCAGAAGAATATTCAACTGCGGTCGAAGTAGTCGAGTTGATCAATCAGCGCTATAATACGGAACTGGGAGCAAATGAAGTCGGATTTATCACGATGCATATCATCAATGCGGAATTAGGGGAGCGAAATAGTTTAAATAGCCTGAAGATTTTAGAAATGACGGCTACTATTTTGCAAATGTTAGAAAAAGAGTATTTTGGGGTATTAGATAAAGAATCACTCACTTATCATCGGTTGATGATTCATGTGAAATTTTTAGTGAAGCGTTTGATCTATCAAGAAAAGGTGCCTGATGAGGATTTTTCATTTTTTAATCCATCATTTCAAGAAAGCGCGCCGTATAAAGTAGCAAAATTCATTACAAGTAAGATCGAAGAAACGTATCAAATCGTTATTCAGGAAAATGAAACAGTGTATTTAGCGGTACATTTAGCGAGAATTAAATAA
- a CDS encoding ABC transporter ATP-binding protein, whose product MSLVIEHLTGGYGHIPVLKDINFEVKSGEMVGLIGLNGAGKSTTIKNVIGLLTPQKGKISIDGETLKQQPESYRKKIGYIPETPSLYEELTLREHIEITAMAYDIPIEEAFKRADGLLKTFRLENKLDWFPANFSKGMKQKVMVLCAFLIQPSLYIIDEPFLGLDPLAIHALLELMDNMRKQGAGILMSTHILATAERYCDRFVVLHDGEVRAVGSMEELRKEFDLPDSSLDDIYIALTKEEKVG is encoded by the coding sequence ATGAGTTTAGTAATTGAACACTTAACAGGCGGCTACGGTCATATTCCTGTTTTAAAAGATATTAATTTTGAAGTAAAGTCTGGTGAAATGGTCGGCTTGATCGGATTGAATGGTGCAGGGAAAAGTACAACGATCAAAAATGTGATCGGCTTATTGACGCCACAAAAGGGAAAAATTTCGATCGATGGCGAAACGTTGAAACAACAGCCTGAAAGCTATCGTAAAAAAATTGGTTATATTCCAGAAACGCCTTCTTTATATGAAGAATTAACCTTAAGAGAGCATATCGAAATCACTGCGATGGCTTATGATATCCCAATCGAAGAAGCATTTAAACGGGCAGATGGATTATTGAAAACTTTTCGACTTGAGAATAAGTTGGATTGGTTTCCGGCGAATTTTTCAAAAGGGATGAAGCAAAAAGTCATGGTTTTATGTGCATTTTTGATTCAGCCAAGTCTATATATCATTGATGAACCATTTTTAGGGCTTGATCCATTGGCTATCCACGCGTTGTTAGAGTTGATGGATAATATGCGTAAGCAGGGAGCGGGGATTTTGATGTCTACTCATATTCTTGCGACAGCTGAACGTTACTGTGATCGCTTTGTTGTCTTGCATGATGGTGAGGTTCGAGCAGTCGGTTCAATGGAAGAACTTCGTAAAGAATTTGATTTACCAGATTCATCTTTAGATGATATTTATATCGCACTAACAAAAGAAGAAAAGGTGGGGTAG
- a CDS encoding peptidylprolyl isomerase — MKKKLILAAAGLFSVFALAACSGGSKEIATMKGATITVDDFYNQVKTSQQSQQDVRNMIIFKVFEEKYGKDVSDKEVQAKYDEAKKNAKDQGANLEDQLKQAGYTEKSYKQLIKQNLAYQAGIKAHIKITDEDLKAAWETFHPEVEAQVIQVATEDEAKDIKKQLDDGGDFAKIAKEKSTDTATKEDGGKIKFDSQSATVPEQVKEAAFKLKDGTVSEPIQTTDATTYQSSFYIVKMVKNKEKGNDMAPYKKELKKIAETNKENDQEFVQKVTSDVLTEANVKIKDDAFKDILAGLIQTEDSSKSSESSTKESEAKESSSKEKDSKSSDSSKTEESSSKTEDSSK; from the coding sequence ATGAAGAAAAAATTAATTTTAGCCGCAGCGGGCTTGTTCAGTGTTTTTGCACTAGCAGCATGCTCAGGCGGATCAAAAGAAATCGCTACAATGAAAGGTGCTACAATCACTGTCGATGATTTCTACAACCAAGTGAAAACAAGCCAACAAAGTCAACAAGATGTTCGTAACATGATCATCTTCAAAGTCTTTGAAGAAAAATATGGCAAAGACGTTTCTGACAAAGAAGTACAAGCCAAATATGATGAAGCTAAGAAAAATGCTAAAGATCAAGGTGCAAACTTAGAAGATCAATTAAAACAAGCTGGCTACACAGAAAAGAGCTACAAACAATTAATCAAACAAAACTTAGCTTACCAAGCTGGGATCAAAGCACACATCAAGATCACTGATGAAGATTTAAAAGCAGCTTGGGAAACTTTCCACCCAGAAGTAGAAGCACAAGTAATTCAAGTAGCTACTGAAGATGAAGCAAAAGACATCAAAAAACAATTAGATGACGGCGGTGACTTTGCAAAAATCGCTAAAGAAAAATCAACAGATACAGCAACAAAAGAAGATGGTGGAAAAATTAAATTTGATTCACAATCAGCAACTGTTCCAGAACAAGTAAAAGAAGCTGCCTTCAAACTAAAAGATGGTACAGTATCTGAACCGATCCAAACAACAGATGCAACAACTTACCAATCCTCTTTCTACATCGTAAAAATGGTGAAAAACAAAGAAAAAGGCAACGACATGGCTCCTTATAAAAAAGAGTTGAAGAAAATTGCTGAAACAAATAAAGAAAACGATCAAGAATTCGTTCAAAAAGTAACTTCTGATGTTTTAACTGAAGCTAACGTTAAAATCAAAGATGATGCATTCAAAGATATTTTAGCTGGATTGATCCAAACTGAAGATTCTTCTAAATCAAGCGAATCTTCTACAAAAGAATCTGAAGCAAAAGAATCTTCTTCTAAAGAAAAAGATTCTAAATCAAGTGATTCATCTAAAACAGAAGAATCATCAAGCAAAACTGAAGACTCTTCTAAATAA
- a CDS encoding PTS transporter subunit EIIC encodes MSSFKANIQKLGRAMLLPVAAMPLAGLIMRLSADDMLNIPVIGAAGNAVFGNLDILFAIGVTIGFAKTKDKGIPALTGFLAIATLKKGLEIMNPAVSMGIFGGIISGLVAAWTYNRFKNQKLPMVFSYFAGEKFPLTMVMILQTITAVVFGFIWPIIQTGIDSFAKLLVDMGAFGVGIFMFLNRLLIPFGLHHVLNTYVYYDLGSYTSPSGEVFRGEMTRFINGDPQAGLFLSGFFVVMMFGIPAICLAIYRAAFKENKEMVKGIMGSGAATSFIANITEPVEFSFMFISPMLYVVHAFFAGLAGFVCYLFNIRIGFTFGACIVDYLINFRIATNAILILPIGLVFFALYYFTFYYLIKKRNIPTLGREVATEFGTETIEEEEKELTLASKNYEYMAKKLLDAFGGAGNIADAYSCNTRLRVEVLDSSVVNEQRIKQLGVSGIIKPTEKNYQVIVGLEVTYIMAEFDKLIENQG; translated from the coding sequence ATGTCGAGTTTTAAAGCGAATATTCAAAAGTTGGGAAGAGCGATGTTACTTCCTGTTGCTGCAATGCCGTTGGCGGGTTTGATCATGCGTTTATCTGCGGATGATATGCTGAATATTCCGGTGATCGGTGCTGCCGGGAATGCTGTTTTTGGGAATTTAGACATTTTGTTTGCTATTGGTGTGACCATTGGGTTTGCGAAGACGAAGGATAAAGGGATTCCAGCTTTGACTGGATTTCTAGCAATTGCAACGTTGAAAAAAGGATTGGAGATCATGAATCCGGCTGTAAGCATGGGGATTTTTGGCGGGATCATTTCTGGGCTGGTTGCTGCTTGGACTTATAATCGTTTCAAAAATCAAAAGTTACCAATGGTGTTTTCTTACTTTGCCGGTGAAAAGTTTCCATTAACGATGGTCATGATTTTACAAACGATCACTGCAGTAGTTTTCGGTTTTATCTGGCCGATCATCCAAACGGGAATCGATAGTTTCGCAAAGTTATTAGTAGATATGGGCGCATTTGGAGTCGGTATTTTTATGTTCCTGAATCGATTGCTGATTCCATTTGGGCTACATCATGTTTTGAATACTTATGTTTACTACGATCTAGGAAGCTATACTTCACCAAGCGGGGAAGTTTTCCGCGGGGAAATGACTCGTTTTATCAATGGGGATCCGCAAGCGGGCTTGTTCTTATCTGGATTTTTCGTGGTCATGATGTTTGGTATACCAGCAATTTGTTTAGCAATTTATCGTGCTGCGTTCAAAGAAAATAAAGAAATGGTCAAAGGGATCATGGGTAGTGGTGCTGCAACATCATTTATCGCAAATATCACAGAACCGGTTGAGTTCAGCTTCATGTTCATTTCGCCAATGCTTTATGTCGTTCATGCATTCTTTGCTGGATTAGCAGGTTTTGTCTGTTACTTATTCAATATTCGAATTGGGTTTACTTTCGGTGCATGTATTGTCGATTATCTAATCAATTTTAGGATCGCTACAAATGCGATTTTGATTCTGCCAATTGGACTCGTTTTCTTCGCACTATATTATTTTACGTTCTATTACTTGATCAAAAAACGCAATATTCCAACCTTGGGTAGAGAAGTTGCGACGGAGTTTGGAACAGAAACAATAGAAGAAGAGGAAAAAGAACTGACGTTAGCAAGTAAAAACTATGAATATATGGCGAAAAAACTATTGGATGCTTTTGGCGGCGCAGGAAATATTGCGGATGCTTATAGCTGCAATACACGTTTGAGAGTAGAGGTTTTAGATAGTTCTGTAGTGAACGAGCAACGCATCAAACAGCTTGGTGTTAGTGGGATCATCAAACCGACGGAGAAAAATTATCAGGTGATCGTCGGATTGGAAGTAACGTACATCATGGCTGAATTTGATAAATTAATAGAAAATCAAGGATAG
- the dat gene encoding D-amino-acid transaminase, with translation MHILWNDQIVERNEVKIDIEDRGYQYGDGLYEVVRVYNGHLFMLEEHLNRLWEGAEKIRMTLPFTKEELAANLQKLVVLEGIPEGKLYFQVTRGIDAPRNHALPDPKKVKGVLTANITACERPVKKMEDGITVAVVPDTRWLHCDIKSLSLMGNILSLDEARRQGFDDAVLVRDDKVTEASAANFWAVKDGTVYTHPDGNLILPGITKRKILELAQELNIPVKEEAIFKEELFTADECFVSGSVTEIVPVVKINEHIVGSGKPGEITKRLINAYIASVDQACAVSE, from the coding sequence ATGCATATTTTGTGGAATGATCAAATCGTTGAACGTAATGAAGTGAAAATCGATATAGAAGACCGAGGCTATCAATATGGTGATGGACTTTATGAAGTCGTTCGTGTATATAATGGACATTTGTTTATGTTGGAAGAGCATTTAAATCGCTTGTGGGAAGGCGCAGAAAAAATTCGTATGACTCTACCCTTTACGAAAGAAGAGCTGGCAGCAAATTTACAAAAGTTAGTGGTACTTGAAGGGATTCCAGAAGGAAAGCTTTATTTTCAAGTCACTCGCGGGATCGATGCCCCAAGAAATCATGCGTTGCCTGATCCTAAAAAGGTCAAAGGGGTCTTAACTGCCAACATCACTGCTTGTGAACGTCCAGTGAAAAAAATGGAGGATGGGATCACTGTAGCGGTTGTTCCTGATACACGTTGGTTGCATTGTGATATTAAATCATTGAGTTTGATGGGAAATATTTTATCTTTAGATGAAGCAAGACGTCAAGGATTCGATGATGCTGTGCTTGTTCGTGATGATAAAGTTACAGAAGCATCAGCAGCGAATTTTTGGGCAGTCAAAGATGGAACAGTTTATACGCATCCAGATGGAAATTTGATTTTACCGGGAATTACAAAACGGAAAATTTTAGAATTGGCACAAGAATTAAATATTCCTGTCAAAGAAGAAGCGATTTTTAAAGAAGAATTATTCACAGCAGACGAATGTTTCGTTTCCGGATCAGTGACAGAAATTGTACCAGTCGTAAAAATCAACGAGCATATCGTTGGTTCTGGCAAACCAGGGGAAATCACGAAACGGTTAATAAATGCCTATATTGCAAGTGTCGATCAAGCATGTGCTGTATCAGAATAG
- the chbG gene encoding chitin disaccharide deacetylase encodes MGKVIINSDDFGYSRGVNYGIIDAYREGILTSTTLMANMPGFEQAVQLKKENPDLGVGVHLTLTCGRPLLKNVDTLTDDQGDFKKLGFYEQPFAIDLDELYQEWNSQIQKVYRSGIVPTHLDSHHHTHTFGQNQEVVVALAKKYDLPVRGNFQEKEQVRHVDYFERFFDDVGVDEPNERQITQTIDEYLTELLTKLRSIETTEIMCHTAYIDQELYQGSGFVFPRINQVEFLIHSEFARIVKQDKEIELVTYREIC; translated from the coding sequence ATGGGAAAAGTAATTATCAACTCAGATGATTTTGGCTACAGCCGCGGTGTGAATTATGGGATTATCGATGCCTATCGTGAAGGAATCTTGACTTCAACGACACTAATGGCGAATATGCCAGGATTTGAACAGGCGGTCCAGTTGAAAAAAGAAAATCCAGATTTAGGTGTGGGGGTTCATTTGACCTTGACTTGTGGAAGACCATTATTAAAAAATGTTGATACATTAACCGACGATCAAGGGGATTTTAAGAAATTAGGCTTTTATGAACAGCCTTTTGCAATCGATTTGGATGAGCTGTATCAAGAATGGAATAGTCAAATCCAAAAGGTATATCGTTCAGGTATCGTACCCACACATTTAGATAGTCATCATCACACACATACATTTGGACAAAATCAAGAGGTCGTCGTTGCTTTGGCAAAAAAATATGATTTACCCGTTCGCGGAAATTTTCAAGAAAAAGAACAGGTGCGTCATGTTGATTACTTTGAACGATTCTTTGATGATGTCGGCGTAGATGAGCCGAATGAACGTCAAATAACTCAAACGATCGATGAATATCTGACAGAGTTACTGACAAAATTGAGGTCAATTGAAACAACTGAAATCATGTGTCACACAGCTTATATCGATCAGGAATTATATCAAGGATCAGGTTTTGTCTTTCCGAGAATCAATCAGGTAGAATTTTTGATTCATTCAGAATTTGCGAGGATAGTGAAACAGGATAAGGAGATAGAGTTAGTGACATATCGGGAGATTTGCTGA
- a CDS encoding phosphotransferase family protein, translating to MAFQLDKEWRLQPIKGATGQTFMGIRATERVFIKRNTSPLLAALSKEGIAPKLVWTKRTVTGDILTAQEWLDGQVLRAQEIGQRNDVVDVLYHLHHSHMLKKMLGKIGGQVQTPAMLLQAYGERLPAELQKNTYLERVYHHLQQTIPNYSIHNYMVVHGDVNHRNWIVSKNYLYLVDWDSVMVADPALDLGMLLGHYVPRASWNKWLLSYGMHPTEENLTRIKWYALFNFLQEILRHYQSGEKREMNAEILKLKQAFGY from the coding sequence ATGGCATTTCAGTTGGATAAGGAATGGCGTTTGCAGCCGATAAAGGGTGCAACTGGCCAAACTTTTATGGGCATACGTGCGACTGAACGAGTATTCATCAAACGAAATACGTCTCCTCTTTTGGCCGCTTTATCTAAAGAAGGAATCGCGCCGAAGCTGGTTTGGACCAAGCGGACAGTGACGGGAGACATTTTGACCGCACAGGAATGGCTGGATGGTCAGGTTTTGCGTGCTCAGGAAATCGGTCAAAGGAACGATGTCGTTGATGTGCTTTATCATTTGCATCATTCACACATGCTAAAGAAGATGTTAGGAAAAATCGGCGGGCAAGTGCAAACTCCTGCGATGCTGCTTCAAGCTTATGGTGAGAGGCTGCCGGCTGAACTGCAAAAAAATACGTATCTTGAGCGAGTATACCATCATTTACAACAAACGATTCCAAATTATTCTATTCATAACTACATGGTTGTTCATGGAGACGTGAATCATCGAAATTGGATCGTGTCTAAAAATTATTTATATTTGGTCGATTGGGATTCCGTTATGGTCGCAGATCCGGCCTTGGATTTAGGGATGTTATTGGGGCATTATGTGCCGCGGGCGAGCTGGAATAAGTGGCTCTTGTCATACGGTATGCATCCGACCGAAGAAAATTTGACCAGAATCAAATGGTATGCGTTATTTAATTTTCTTCAAGAGATTTTGCGTCATTATCAATCTGGAGAGAAACGGGAAATGAATGCAGAGATTTTAAAATTGAAGCAAGCTTTTGGATATTAA
- a CDS encoding ABC transporter permease, translating to MSGFFGIRLTRHLKKMMKYMRYVFNDHFILVCVFLLGGLGFYYSQVLKTLPANFIWGRPIVLIFWLMLLQIGRIATLAEEADKVFILTKEPEMNSYLNRAMRYSFWLPLVVLGLMSGMSMPLVVVSTGWAFSTFAYFLVMLGILKASHLRLQKYELYQISTNERHQWFALWFVTSLVAVGLSLYLMPLAGPIAAFIQFICFYYILGKKEQQVSLDWEKMIQLEKNRMHRIYQFIHLFTDVPEISSSVKRRKFLDPFLAKIKKTTQNTYLYLYARSFLRGSEYSGLFVRLVLVCGVILFFLKEFWISMGVSVLFIYLIGFQLIPIYTQFDYMVMTQLYPVPNEQKKQAVSRLVTVLLFAAAVLFSVFVLIALPDIKEGLMIIAALVVEVVLFAKFYVPYRLKKMEA from the coding sequence ATGTCTGGATTTTTTGGCATTCGTTTGACACGCCACTTGAAAAAAATGATGAAGTATATGCGTTATGTGTTCAATGATCACTTTATCTTGGTTTGTGTCTTTTTGTTAGGCGGATTAGGCTTTTATTACTCTCAGGTGCTGAAAACCTTGCCCGCAAATTTCATCTGGGGCAGACCGATCGTGCTGATTTTTTGGCTAATGTTACTGCAGATCGGTAGAATCGCAACGCTGGCTGAAGAAGCAGATAAGGTTTTTATCTTAACGAAAGAACCTGAAATGAACAGCTATTTGAATCGTGCGATGCGTTATTCATTTTGGTTGCCGTTAGTCGTCTTAGGATTGATGAGCGGGATGTCGATGCCATTAGTTGTTGTGTCGACAGGTTGGGCTTTTTCTACCTTTGCTTACTTTTTAGTGATGCTTGGAATACTAAAGGCTAGTCACTTACGCCTGCAAAAGTATGAGCTTTATCAAATTTCTACTAATGAGCGTCATCAATGGTTTGCTCTATGGTTTGTGACCAGTTTGGTAGCTGTTGGTCTGAGCTTGTATCTAATGCCTTTAGCAGGACCCATCGCAGCGTTCATTCAGTTTATTTGTTTCTATTATATTTTAGGGAAAAAAGAGCAGCAGGTATCATTGGATTGGGAAAAAATGATCCAGCTGGAAAAAAATCGGATGCACCGGATCTATCAGTTCATCCATTTGTTCACAGATGTACCGGAAATTTCCAGCAGTGTCAAACGTCGGAAATTTTTGGATCCGTTTTTGGCAAAAATCAAAAAGACGACTCAAAATACGTACCTGTATTTATATGCTCGCAGCTTTTTGCGAGGCTCTGAATATAGCGGCTTATTTGTCCGATTGGTTTTAGTTTGCGGTGTGATCCTCTTTTTCCTTAAAGAGTTTTGGATTTCTATGGGCGTCTCAGTATTATTTATCTATCTGATCGGCTTTCAGCTGATCCCGATTTATACGCAATTTGATTATATGGTGATGACGCAGTTGTATCCAGTGCCAAATGAACAGAAAAAACAAGCGGTCAGCCGTTTGGTCACGGTTTTACTTTTTGCTGCAGCTGTATTATTTAGTGTATTTGTCTTGATTGCGTTGCCGGATATCAAAGAAGGATTGATGATTATTGCAGCGTTAGTAGTGGAAGTTGTATTATTCGCTAAGTTTTATGTTCCTTATCGTCTGAAGAAAATGGAGGCTTAA
- a CDS encoding maltose-6'-phosphate glucosidase has translation MTKKQIITIAGGGSTYTPGIIQAVLNNADRLPIAEIRLYDIDKKRNDDMYLIIDFMLKKDGYDQVKLSSTEDPKTAFTGCDFIFSQIRVGGMKMREQDEKIALKYDLVGQETCGLGGFAYGMRSMSGLLEIVGYVQEFAPDAWILNYTNPESIVSEAVRRTYPTAKMINACDMTISIEETIAVNYGYDRKNWIPSYYGLNHFGWYTSIYDKSLGRDVMPEIIEKLTTQEMAVADFNEGDKTWQEAFSMMSVITRNFPTHIPNNYLEYYLYPDMVVEHADKNYTRANMVMDGREKNTREMAQKIRDGLTEDVLNFNFGEHGQYIVDMATSLLNDERRRFMLIVPNQGAIPNLRADAVVEVPAYVGATGVEPISLRQPINDFHKGLMEAQVAAEKLLVDAYFEGSYQKALQAFTLNQTVPNARVAKLVLDEMIEANKEYWPTLA, from the coding sequence ATGACAAAAAAACAAATCATTACAATAGCAGGCGGCGGCAGCACATATACACCAGGAATTATTCAGGCCGTTTTGAATAATGCCGATCGTTTACCGATTGCCGAAATTCGTTTATATGATATCGATAAAAAAAGAAATGATGACATGTATTTGATCATTGATTTCATGCTGAAAAAAGATGGCTACGATCAAGTAAAACTATCATCAACAGAAGACCCAAAAACAGCATTTACGGGCTGTGACTTTATTTTCTCTCAAATTCGTGTCGGCGGAATGAAAATGCGGGAGCAAGATGAAAAAATCGCTTTGAAGTATGACTTAGTTGGTCAAGAAACTTGTGGCTTAGGCGGTTTTGCTTATGGGATGCGTTCAATGAGCGGGTTACTTGAAATCGTTGGATACGTTCAGGAATTTGCTCCAGATGCTTGGATTTTGAATTATACGAATCCTGAATCAATCGTTTCAGAAGCCGTTCGTCGTACTTATCCAACCGCAAAAATGATCAATGCATGCGATATGACGATTTCAATTGAAGAAACGATCGCTGTCAACTATGGTTACGATCGGAAAAATTGGATCCCTAGCTACTATGGTTTAAATCACTTCGGTTGGTACACATCGATTTATGATAAATCTTTAGGCCGTGATGTGATGCCGGAAATCATCGAGAAACTGACAACACAGGAAATGGCAGTAGCTGATTTCAATGAAGGGGATAAGACTTGGCAAGAAGCATTCAGTATGATGTCTGTGATCACTAGAAATTTCCCTACGCATATTCCAAACAACTATTTAGAATATTATTTATATCCAGATATGGTCGTTGAGCATGCGGATAAGAATTATACACGAGCTAATATGGTCATGGATGGACGAGAAAAAAATACACGTGAAATGGCGCAAAAAATTCGTGATGGTTTGACAGAGGATGTCTTGAACTTCAACTTTGGCGAGCATGGTCAATATATCGTTGATATGGCAACCTCATTGCTGAATGACGAACGTCGTCGCTTCATGCTGATCGTACCAAATCAAGGAGCGATCCCTAATTTAAGAGCGGATGCGGTAGTAGAGGTACCAGCTTATGTGGGCGCTACGGGCGTTGAACCGATTTCTTTAAGACAACCGATTAATGATTTCCATAAAGGCTTGATGGAAGCGCAAGTCGCAGCGGAAAAATTATTAGTGGATGCTTACTTTGAAGGCTCTTATCAAAAAGCGCTGCAAGCTTTCACTTTAAATCAAACAGTACCGAATGCCCGAGTAGCGAAGTTAGTACTAGATGAAATGATCGAGGCAAATAAAGAGTACTGGCCGACATTGGCATAA
- the trmB gene encoding tRNA (guanosine(46)-N7)-methyltransferase TrmB: MRMRKRAGAAELLASHPELVVDKPEKWQERFGNEHPIHIEIGSGKGQFVVGMAKAHPEINYIGIDMQLSVLSIALDKALEEDLPNLQLLHVDGKALSEYFAENEIDQIYLNFSDPWPKTRHEKRRLTFKTFLETDETILKPNGEIHFKTDNRGLFEYSLCSFSKYGMILEQVWLDLHASDYEGNIMTEYEEKFSAKGQPIYRVEARFQSNQ, translated from the coding sequence ATGCGTATGAGAAAAAGAGCAGGAGCTGCTGAATTGTTAGCCAGTCATCCTGAATTAGTCGTTGATAAACCGGAAAAATGGCAAGAACGTTTTGGAAATGAACATCCGATTCATATCGAAATCGGTTCCGGCAAAGGACAATTTGTTGTAGGAATGGCTAAGGCACATCCTGAAATCAATTATATTGGGATCGATATGCAATTAAGTGTTCTTTCAATTGCTTTAGATAAGGCTTTGGAAGAGGATTTGCCTAATCTGCAGCTGCTTCACGTTGATGGAAAAGCATTGTCTGAGTATTTTGCTGAAAACGAAATCGACCAAATCTATTTGAATTTTTCTGATCCGTGGCCAAAAACGCGTCATGAAAAGCGCCGTTTGACGTTTAAAACCTTTTTAGAGACAGATGAAACCATTTTGAAGCCTAATGGGGAAATCCATTTTAAAACAGATAACCGAGGACTATTTGAATATTCATTATGTAGTTTCTCTAAATACGGTATGATTTTAGAACAGGTTTGGCTGGATCTACATGCTAGCGATTACGAAGGAAATATCATGACGGAGTATGAGGAAAAATTCTCTGCAAAAGGGCAGCCGATTTATCGTGTAGAAGCGAGATTTCAGTCTAATCAATAA